DNA from Deltaproteobacteria bacterium:
CGGCGCGATTCGACGCGGATCACGGTCGCACCGTGGTCGGCGAAGTAGCGGGTCGCGACCGGGCCGGCCGCGCCGCCGCCGAACTCGAGGATGGTCGTGCCGGCGAAGAGGTCGGTCACACCACCCCCTCGGCGCGCAGGCGCTGCAGCTCGGCCGGGCCGAGGCCGAGCTCGCCCAGCACCTCCGCCGTGTGCTCGCCGAGCCGCGGCGCCGGGCGGCGGATGGCGATCGCGCTCGCGTTGCTCCTGGCGAAGGCGCCCGGGTAGCGGAGCCGCCCGCGCCCCGGGTTCTCGACCTCGACGAAGAACTCGCGCGCCGCGAGCTGGGTGGAGGCCGTGACCTCGCGCGCGTCGTTGATGGGCGCGAGCATCAGGTTCCGCTCACAGGCGGCGCGGTAGAGCTCCGCCATCGTCTTGGTGAGGAAGAACGCGCCGAACTCCCGGCTGAGCTCGTCCACCTCGGCCTGGGTCAGCAGGTTGTGGTTGTAGGTCTTCCAGTCGCGCGCCCTGAGCGCTGGCGATGCCATGCCGTGCTCGTCCATGTACTCGACCATGGCGACGAGCCCCGGGATGCGGGCCGCCCCGCCGCGCAGCGCGAAGGACACGAAGCCGTCCCTGCACGGCCAGATCTCGCGCGCGACGCTCCTCTCCTGCCGCATGAAGGCGCCGGCGCGCGCGCCGCGGTTGCCGGTCAGCTTGAACATGGCGGCGGTGCCGATGTTCGGCATCACCATCGCCTCCTGGAGGGCGACGTCGACGTGCTGGCCTTCCCCGGTCCGCTCGCGCGCGAGCAGCGCGAAGACGACGCCGACCGCGGCCTCGATGCCGCCGTGGTAGTACGACACCGGGAGCGAGCAGCGCACGGGGGCGCGGTCGGGATCGCCGGTCGAGTAGAGGTTGCCGCTCATCGCGGTCACCGTGAGGTCGGAGCCCCGCCAGCCGGCACGCGGCCCGGTCTCGCCGAAGGGCGTGAGCGCGACGTGGACCAGGCGCGGGTTCTGGGCGTGGAGCTCCGGCCAGCCGAGGCCCGGCGTGGGCCCGGTCTCGAGCATCACGTCGGCGCGCGCGGCGAGCGCGAGGAGGAGCTCGCGGCCGCGCTGGCGCGCGAGGTCGAGCGTGATGCCGCGCTTGGAGGTGTTCATCGCGAGCCAGAGGAGCGAGCGCTCGGGGTCGGCGAGGCCGTCCCAGAAGGGCGGCCGGCGGCGCGCCGGGTCGCCCGCGGGCGGCTCGACCTTCACCACGTCCGCGCCGAGGTCACCGAGGAGCTTGCCGGCGAAGAAGCCGGGCTCGCGGGTCAGGTCGAGCACGCGGATACTGTCGAGGTTGCCGGGCAGCGCTGCCATGCGACGTCGCGAAAAGCTACCCGCCCCCGCGGGGCAGGGTCAAGGTTGCGCCGCGAGCGGGAGGGGCGGCAGGTTCCCCACACCGTCGAAGGCGAGCTCGTGTGCCGGCTCGACGATCTCGACGTCGCCGCGCGCGGCGAGCTCGGCGCGGCACGCCTCGGAGACGAAGAGCCGGTCGAGGCGGAGCGTGTTCCGGATGCGCACCACGCGCGCGCGCTCGGCCGGCGCGAGGCCCGCGCTCGCGAGCGCGGCGTCGATCGCCTCGCGGTCGGTGTCGTAGTGGATGGGGAGGGCGGCCGCCTCGGGGTTGGCGGCGGTCAGGCAGTTGAGCACCGTAGTGCGGTAGTCGATGGCGCGGATCAGTCGGCTGGTGGTGAAGTCGGCGAGGCCGATGCCGTACGCGTTGCCCCGCGTCTCGGGCGTGAGCTCGCGCACGAAGAGGCGCTTCACCCGGGGGTCGTCGTCGAGGCCGCCGTGGGGCTTGCGGCCGACCACGTTGGTGTCCATGCCCGAGCCGCTCACGTTCTTCCCCATCTCGTCGACGATCAGGAGGTCGGGGCGCAGGACCGGAAGCCGCGGGAGCCAGCGCCTGGCGAGCACGAGGAGCGCCCGGTCGCGCTCCGCGAAGGCGGCGGCCGGGACCGCCTCGACGAGCGCGGTCTCGTCGTACCCGTTCTCGACCAGGGCGAGGCCGAAGGCGATCCGGCAGCGCGCGAGGAGCGCCCGGCCCGCGCTCCGCGCCACCCGATCGAAGCCATGATCGACGATCGCGCGGTGGCAGAGGGCGGCGCCGGTGTGCTTGCCGAGGCCGATCATCGTCATCTTGAGGAGGCCGCTCTCGATCTCGCCCGAGAAGTTCGTGTGCGGCTTCACGCGGTTCACGATCGCGACGTGATCGGCCTCGTGGGCGGCGCGGTCGAAGTGGAGCGGGATGCCGTCGTCGGTGGTGCCCAGGTGGACGGTCTCCATCGAGGAGCGGATGGGCGCGCCGATCGCGTCCTCGGTGATGCCGTAGCCCGCCAGGATGGCGCGCTGCCCCTCCGCGGTCGCCCCGCCGTGGCTCCCCATGGCGGGCACGACGAACGGGCGCGCCCCCGCCTCCTTCAGGACCGCGACCAGGGTGCGGACGACGAGGGCCAGGTTCGTGATCCCCCGGCTGCCGACGGCGACGGCGACCGTCTCGCCCGGCCCGATGCTCCCGCGGACGCCGATGCGCTCGAGCTCGGCGGCGACCGTCCCGGCCACGTCGTCCACGCGGGGTGCGTCGAAGCGCTGGCGCACCTCGAGCATCCTCGGGTAGCCCATCATTTCGAGGATACCCCATGGCCCCCGTTTGGTGGTAGGTGGGAGCGATGATGAAGATCGGGATCGGCATCGGGGACATCGCGGGGGCGCCCGCGGGCGTCGACGGGCTCGTCGCGCAGGCCAGGCGCGCGGAGGCCGACGGCTTCGCGAGCGGCTGGTTCGCCAACATCATGGGGATGGACGCGATCATGGCGGCCGCGCTCTGCGCCCGCGAGACCCGACGCATCGAGCTCGGCACCGCCGTGATGCCGACCTTCCCGCGCCACCCGCACGCGATGGCGCAGCAGGCGCTCTCGGCGCAGGCCATCGCGGGCGGCCGCTTCACGCTCGGCGTCGGCCTCTCGCACCAGATCGTCATCGAGGGGATGCTCGGGCTCTCGTTCGCGAAGCCCTACAGCCACATGAAGGAGTACCTGGCCGTCCTCGGGCCGCTCATCCGGAGCGGCAGCGTGAGCCACTGGGGCAGCGAGTACCGCGTCAATGCCCAGCTCGCCGTGCCGGGCGGGAAGCCGTGTGCGATCCTGGTCGCGGCGCTGGCCCCCAAGATGCTGGCGCTCACCGGGCGCGAGGCCGACGGCACGATCACGTGGATGACCGGGCCGAAGACGATCCGCGAGCACACGGCCCCGCGCATCCGCGAGGCGGCGGCCCAGGCCGGGCGGCCCGCGCCGCGCGTGGTCGTCGGCCTTCCGATCGCGGTGACCGCGGACGTCGCTGGCGCACGCGCGGCGGCGGCGCAGGCGTTCCTGGTCTACGGCGCGCTGCCTTCGTACCGCGCCATGCTCGACCGCGAGGGCGTCGAGGGGCCGGCCGACGTCGCTATCGTGGGCGACGAGAACGCGGTGGGCGAGCAGCTCCGCCGCCTCGCCGAGGCGGGCGCGACCGACTTCCTGGCGGCGCCGTTTTCGGTGCCGGGCGACGGCGACGCCGTCGAGCGTACCCGCGCGCTGCTCGCGAAGCTCGCGCGCGCCGGCATCGGCTGAGCCCTCGCCATGGACCGCCCGCTGACGGTCGCGGAGATCGACCACGTCGTCATCCGCTGCCGCGACCAGACGCGCGCGCTCGACTTCTACACGCGCGTCCTCGGCCTCGAGGAGGAGCGGCGCCTGGAGGCGATCGGCCTCATCCAGCTCCGCGCCGGCGCCGGCATGATCGATCTCGTGCCGGCCGACCCCCCGCCCAGCCACGAGGGGCGGAACGTGGACCACGTCTGCCTCGGCGTCGACACACCCGACATGGCCGCGCTGGTGAGTTACCTGCGGGCAGAGGGCGTGGAGGTGCTGGGCGACCCGGCCGAGCGCTACGGCGCGCGCGGCATGGGGCCGTCCGTCTACGTCCTCGATCCGGACGGGAACATCATCGAGCTGAAGCGGCGGCCGGCGGCGTGATGCCCCGCTTCGGCACGAGCCTGCCCGGCGTGCAGCAGATCCCGGCGCGCGCGCAGGCCTGGGAGCGGGACGTCGGCGGCCCCCACATCCTGGAGGCGGCGCGCGCGGCCGAGCGCGCCGGCTTCGACTGGGTGTCGTGCAGCGATCACGTCGCCGTGCCCGTCTCGCGCGCCGCGGCGATGGGGGCGGCCTGGTTCGACGCCGGCAGCACGCTCGCCT
Protein-coding regions in this window:
- a CDS encoding CoA transferase, which codes for MAALPGNLDSIRVLDLTREPGFFAGKLLGDLGADVVKVEPPAGDPARRRPPFWDGLADPERSLLWLAMNTSKRGITLDLARQRGRELLLALAARADVMLETGPTPGLGWPELHAQNPRLVHVALTPFGETGPRAGWRGSDLTVTAMSGNLYSTGDPDRAPVRCSLPVSYYHGGIEAAVGVVFALLARERTGEGQHVDVALQEAMVMPNIGTAAMFKLTGNRGARAGAFMRQERSVAREIWPCRDGFVSFALRGGAARIPGLVAMVEYMDEHGMASPALRARDWKTYNHNLLTQAEVDELSREFGAFFLTKTMAELYRAACERNLMLAPINDAREVTASTQLAAREFFVEVENPGRGRLRYPGAFARSNASAIAIRRPAPRLGEHTAEVLGELGLGPAELQRLRAEGVV
- a CDS encoding CoA transferase, producing MTDLFAGTTILEFGGGAAGPVATRYFADHGATVIRVESRR
- a CDS encoding VOC family protein yields the protein MDRPLTVAEIDHVVIRCRDQTRALDFYTRVLGLEEERRLEAIGLIQLRAGAGMIDLVPADPPPSHEGRNVDHVCLGVDTPDMAALVSYLRAEGVEVLGDPAERYGARGMGPSVYVLDPDGNIIELKRRPAA
- a CDS encoding TIGR03564 family F420-dependent LLM class oxidoreductase yields the protein MKIGIGIGDIAGAPAGVDGLVAQARRAEADGFASGWFANIMGMDAIMAAALCARETRRIELGTAVMPTFPRHPHAMAQQALSAQAIAGGRFTLGVGLSHQIVIEGMLGLSFAKPYSHMKEYLAVLGPLIRSGSVSHWGSEYRVNAQLAVPGGKPCAILVAALAPKMLALTGREADGTITWMTGPKTIREHTAPRIREAAAQAGRPAPRVVVGLPIAVTADVAGARAAAAQAFLVYGALPSYRAMLDREGVEGPADVAIVGDENAVGEQLRRLAEAGATDFLAAPFSVPGDGDAVERTRALLAKLARAGIG
- a CDS encoding DUF2088 domain-containing protein, with translation MMGYPRMLEVRQRFDAPRVDDVAGTVAAELERIGVRGSIGPGETVAVAVGSRGITNLALVVRTLVAVLKEAGARPFVVPAMGSHGGATAEGQRAILAGYGITEDAIGAPIRSSMETVHLGTTDDGIPLHFDRAAHEADHVAIVNRVKPHTNFSGEIESGLLKMTMIGLGKHTGAALCHRAIVDHGFDRVARSAGRALLARCRIAFGLALVENGYDETALVEAVPAAAFAERDRALLVLARRWLPRLPVLRPDLLIVDEMGKNVSGSGMDTNVVGRKPHGGLDDDPRVKRLFVRELTPETRGNAYGIGLADFTTSRLIRAIDYRTTVLNCLTAANPEAAALPIHYDTDREAIDAALASAGLAPAERARVVRIRNTLRLDRLFVSEACRAELAARGDVEIVEPAHELAFDGVGNLPPLPLAAQP